A section of the Methanosarcina mazei S-6 genome encodes:
- a CDS encoding Sjogren's syndrome/scleroderma autoantigen 1 family protein has protein sequence MDSDKDMKVKRIARFLELGGTMLAEHCKICGAPKFRYQGTVICPICDVREEGGETAAPEPAAEVQAPEARPSSERERPSFEPRKKVQVRRQKTRFGQRASEIEEEEEKTLPSEEEEFTETLYETEETESIVPEIQAKPEVRARSTESSGISATDGDCKALENLLFKKMVNIAASLQNEKNPRSIAEHLELIDKSIGLVERLRKI, from the coding sequence ATGGATTCTGATAAAGACATGAAAGTAAAAAGAATAGCCCGTTTTCTGGAACTTGGCGGCACGATGCTCGCTGAACATTGCAAAATATGCGGAGCCCCCAAGTTTCGTTATCAGGGAACAGTAATCTGCCCTATATGTGATGTTCGGGAAGAAGGGGGAGAAACTGCGGCTCCCGAACCTGCGGCAGAAGTCCAGGCTCCAGAAGCCAGACCTTCCAGTGAAAGGGAAAGGCCCTCTTTTGAGCCCAGAAAGAAAGTGCAGGTACGCAGACAGAAAACCCGGTTCGGACAAAGGGCATCGGAAATTGAAGAGGAAGAAGAGAAAACTCTCCCGTCTGAGGAAGAAGAATTCACTGAGACCCTTTATGAAACCGAAGAAACGGAAAGTATAGTCCCTGAAATTCAGGCTAAACCTGAAGTCCGGGCAAGAAGTACTGAATCGTCCGGCATTTCTGCAACTGATGGAGACTGTAAGGCACTGGAAAACCTTCTCTTTAAAAAGATGGTAAACATTGCAGCTTCCCTGCAAAATGAAAAGAACCCGCGCAGCATTGCCGAACATCTGGAACTGATAGATAAAAGCATCGGGCTGGTAGAGAGGCTAAGAAAGATATAA
- a CDS encoding UPF0147 family protein, whose product MSSNDSSEVIRQCLQVLESITSDSSVPRNIRRSVNEIMDILNNESEPLFLRAASSISILEDISNDPNLPLHTRTLIWNLSSQLETIPVDE is encoded by the coding sequence ATGTCATCAAATGATTCATCAGAAGTTATCAGACAATGTCTTCAAGTCCTAGAAAGTATAACCAGCGACTCTTCAGTTCCACGAAATATCAGGCGTTCTGTGAATGAAATTATGGATATCCTGAACAACGAATCCGAACCTCTCTTCCTTAGAGCAGCATCGAGCATTTCCATTCTAGAAGATATAAGCAATGACCCGAACCTTCCTCTGCACACGAGGACTTTGATCTGGAACCTTTCAAGCCAGCTCGAAACCATTCCGGTAGATGAGTAA
- a CDS encoding translin family protein, with protein sequence MLEEISSHIRENLEVKDRIREDGLKISREIVRECRTASFALHGKDFEKAGKSIEAAGNSLKKLVARFEGHADIYHAGFVEHAQQEYSEVAVLYSLLKDEGKTQDFPSPDELGVEYAAYLNGLGDVVGELRRHILDLIRAEAFEKAEVFLGIMENIHATLMEFDYPDAITGGLRRKTDVSRSLIEKTRGDVVNSIQQKKLEVAMKSLETRL encoded by the coding sequence ATGCTGGAAGAAATTTCTAGCCATATAAGGGAAAATCTTGAGGTTAAAGACAGGATCAGGGAAGATGGACTGAAAATTTCAAGGGAAATTGTAAGAGAGTGCAGGACAGCAAGTTTTGCCCTGCATGGGAAAGACTTTGAGAAAGCGGGTAAAAGTATAGAAGCAGCCGGAAACTCTTTAAAAAAGCTTGTAGCCCGGTTTGAAGGGCATGCTGACATTTACCACGCAGGATTTGTAGAACATGCACAGCAGGAGTATTCGGAAGTTGCAGTCCTCTACAGCCTGCTTAAAGACGAAGGAAAAACACAGGACTTTCCTTCTCCTGATGAACTGGGGGTTGAATATGCTGCATACCTTAATGGGCTTGGGGATGTGGTGGGAGAGCTCAGAAGGCATATTCTTGACCTTATAAGGGCGGAAGCCTTTGAAAAAGCCGAAGTGTTTTTAGGTATCATGGAAAATATCCATGCAACCCTTATGGAATTTGACTATCCCGATGCAATCACAGGGGGGCTCAGACGAAAGACTGATGTGTCCCGCTCCCTGATAGAAAAAACACGCGGCGATGTCGTAAACTCAATTCAACAGAAAAAACTTGAAGTTGCTATGAAAAGCCTAGAGACCAGGCTGTAA
- the sepS gene encoding O-phosphoserine--tRNA ligase, translating into MKFDPEKIKKDAKENFDHAWNEGKKMVKMPTLNERYPRTTLRYGKAHPVYDTIQKLREAYMRMGFEEMMNPLIVDEKEVHKQFGSEALAVLDRCFYLAGLPRPNVGISDERIAQITEILGDIGEEGIDKIRKELHAYKKGKIEGDDLVPEISAALEVSDALVADMIDRVFPEFKELIPQASTKTLRSHMTSGWFISLGALLEREEPPFHFFSIDRCFRREQQEDASRLMTYYSASCVIMDEDVTVDHGKAVSEGLLSQFGFEKFLFRPDEKRSKYYVPDTQTEVFAFHPKLVGSNSKYSDGWIEVATFGIYSPTALAEYDIPYPVMNLGLGVERLAMILHDAPDVRSLTYPQIPLYSEWEMPDSGLAKQVFVDRMPETPEGQEIASAVVAQCELHGEEPSPCEFPAWEGEVCGRKVKVSVIEPEENTKLCGPAAFNEVVAYQGDILGIPNNKKWQKAFENHSARAGIRFIEAFAAQAAREIEEAAMSGADEHIVRIRIVKVPSEVNLKMGTTAQRYITGKNKKIDIRGPVFTSVKAEFE; encoded by the coding sequence ATGAAATTTGATCCAGAAAAAATAAAAAAAGATGCAAAGGAAAATTTTGACCATGCCTGGAACGAAGGCAAAAAAATGGTCAAAATGCCTACACTTAACGAGCGCTACCCGAGGACAACCCTGAGATACGGGAAGGCTCACCCTGTTTACGATACAATCCAGAAACTGAGAGAAGCCTATATGCGTATGGGTTTTGAAGAGATGATGAACCCTCTTATAGTTGATGAAAAAGAGGTCCACAAGCAGTTCGGAAGCGAGGCACTCGCAGTACTTGACCGCTGTTTTTATCTTGCAGGTCTGCCCCGCCCCAATGTGGGGATTTCTGACGAACGCATCGCACAGATAACCGAAATCCTGGGTGATATAGGAGAAGAAGGCATAGACAAAATCAGGAAAGAACTTCACGCTTATAAGAAAGGAAAGATTGAAGGAGACGACCTGGTTCCCGAAATCTCTGCAGCCCTCGAAGTTTCGGATGCCCTTGTAGCTGACATGATTGACAGGGTTTTCCCTGAGTTTAAAGAACTTATCCCCCAGGCAAGCACAAAAACCCTGCGCAGTCATATGACAAGCGGCTGGTTCATTTCCCTGGGAGCCCTGCTTGAGAGGGAAGAGCCTCCTTTCCACTTCTTCTCAATAGACCGCTGTTTCAGGCGCGAACAGCAGGAAGACGCTTCAAGGCTTATGACCTATTATTCCGCTTCCTGTGTGATAATGGATGAAGATGTGACTGTAGACCATGGTAAAGCAGTGTCAGAAGGGCTTCTCTCACAGTTCGGTTTCGAAAAGTTCCTTTTCAGGCCGGACGAGAAGCGCAGCAAATATTATGTCCCTGACACCCAGACCGAGGTCTTCGCTTTCCATCCGAAACTGGTAGGTTCTAACTCAAAATACTCTGATGGCTGGATCGAAGTCGCAACTTTCGGCATATATTCTCCTACAGCCCTTGCTGAATACGATATTCCGTATCCCGTAATGAACCTCGGGCTCGGAGTGGAAAGGCTTGCCATGATCCTGCACGATGCGCCCGATGTCCGCTCTTTGACCTACCCTCAGATCCCGCTGTACAGTGAGTGGGAAATGCCTGACAGCGGACTTGCAAAGCAAGTTTTTGTAGATAGAATGCCTGAAACCCCTGAAGGGCAGGAAATTGCATCTGCAGTGGTTGCCCAGTGTGAACTGCACGGAGAAGAGCCAAGCCCCTGTGAGTTCCCTGCCTGGGAAGGCGAGGTTTGCGGAAGAAAGGTTAAGGTTTCCGTAATCGAGCCTGAAGAAAATACAAAGCTCTGCGGGCCTGCCGCGTTCAATGAAGTAGTTGCCTATCAGGGAGACATTCTGGGAATTCCAAACAACAAGAAATGGCAGAAAGCTTTTGAAAACCACTCTGCAAGGGCAGGCATACGCTTTATAGAGGCTTTTGCAGCCCAGGCTGCCAGAGAAATCGAAGAGGCTGCAATGTCCGGAGCAGATGAGCATATTGTCAGGATTCGGATTGTCAAGGTCCCCTCGGAAGTCAACCTGAAGATGGGAACTACTGCCCAGAGATATATCACAGGCAAAAATAAAAAGATAGATATCAGAGGCCCGGTCTTCACCTCGGTAAAAGCGGAATTCGAGTAA
- a CDS encoding DUF169 domain-containing protein: MQNEGVPSPGYSEIRRLMETGEPVCITFETEEGDVKKRLHGTMPFQKSVPEEKTSGEERNELPGKSGFLFCELVQKTRMGEKFRISGQSCSPGDYVLGLSEKSPAEYYLRSGRYSNKQDAEKAALSLPRLKRKFHSIVIEPLSVNRGIFDVLILFLKPERAMRVVQANAYSGGKRTVMDTMGAASICGDCTVFALEQGISLSFGCKGSRKHTGYKDFEVPLGIAFEKIKEIEEGLSKIPETTE; this comes from the coding sequence ATGCAAAATGAAGGTGTCCCGTCACCAGGATATTCAGAAATCAGGAGACTGATGGAAACTGGAGAGCCTGTGTGCATAACCTTTGAAACAGAGGAAGGGGATGTGAAAAAAAGGCTTCATGGAACAATGCCCTTCCAGAAATCAGTTCCTGAAGAAAAAACATCCGGAGAAGAAAGGAATGAACTCCCCGGGAAATCCGGCTTCCTTTTTTGTGAACTTGTGCAAAAAACCCGCATGGGAGAAAAGTTCAGAATTTCAGGACAGAGCTGTTCTCCCGGAGATTATGTCCTTGGGCTTTCCGAAAAGAGCCCTGCTGAATATTATCTCAGGTCCGGCAGGTACAGTAATAAACAGGATGCAGAAAAAGCAGCTCTATCCCTTCCGAGATTAAAGAGAAAATTTCATTCCATTGTGATAGAACCCTTATCAGTTAATAGAGGTATTTTTGATGTGCTTATTCTCTTTCTTAAACCTGAGAGAGCCATGAGAGTTGTCCAGGCAAATGCCTATTCCGGAGGGAAAAGGACAGTAATGGATACAATGGGTGCAGCCTCAATCTGTGGAGACTGTACCGTATTTGCTCTTGAACAGGGCATAAGTTTATCTTTCGGGTGTAAAGGGTCAAGAAAACACACTGGATATAAAGATTTTGAAGTTCCCCTGGGAATTGCTTTTGAAAAAATAAAGGAAATTGAAGAAGGGCTTTCAAAGATCCCCGAAACAACAGAGTAA
- a CDS encoding J domain-containing protein: MDYYQLFDIPRSACLEEIEDKYHYFAKKYHPDRARSPDAHEKFIKIKEAYETLKDPQKRKAYDMSLPPEEKVTELSSAPESQSNSQGTDQNPQVPEIPDLPSGSKSPFRTTTISYVSFKSGSDPLSAGQSTSSSESDTVDWSKYVYSGKSQDTENEGSSGKSGSNADWSSVKVRYEGLVEEVDGTRRKKHSSMSSFLLKTFVFALVMICLLATVAVVSPGQLEAIGLESVVNFFDKLF, from the coding sequence GTGGACTATTATCAATTATTCGATATTCCCAGAAGCGCATGTCTTGAGGAAATCGAAGATAAGTATCATTATTTTGCAAAAAAATATCATCCGGATAGAGCCAGGTCTCCTGATGCCCATGAAAAATTCATAAAAATCAAAGAGGCTTACGAAACCCTCAAAGACCCTCAAAAAAGAAAAGCATATGATATGTCCCTGCCTCCGGAAGAGAAGGTGACTGAACTCTCCTCTGCCCCTGAAAGCCAAAGCAATAGCCAGGGGACTGACCAGAACCCGCAGGTTCCAGAAATTCCCGATCTCCCCTCAGGTTCTAAATCTCCTTTCAGAACAACCACTATTTCCTATGTATCCTTCAAATCCGGAAGCGACCCGCTGAGTGCCGGTCAATCAACCTCATCTTCCGAATCTGATACCGTTGACTGGTCCAAATATGTTTATTCCGGAAAGAGCCAGGACACGGAAAATGAAGGCTCCTCAGGCAAGTCAGGCAGCAATGCCGATTGGTCAAGTGTTAAGGTCAGGTATGAAGGGCTTGTGGAAGAGGTTGATGGTACCAGACGCAAAAAACACTCTTCAATGAGTTCTTTTTTATTGAAGACCTTTGTCTTCGCACTCGTTATGATCTGTCTTCTGGCAACCGTTGCAGTTGTTTCTCCGGGACAACTGGAGGCTATCGGGCTGGAAAGCGTGGTGAACTTCTTCGATAAATTATTCTAA
- the dnaK gene encoding molecular chaperone DnaK, with protein MNISSRHYKNLGGAPTANIRGKVLGIDLGTTNSCMAIIELGEPKVITNSEGKRLTPSVVGFSKKNELLVGDLAKRQMVSNPENTVHSIKRHMGKPDYRVTLNNEKFTPHGISAKILQKLKHDAEKYLGDAVEKAVITVPAYFNDSQRFATKKAGELAGLEVLRVINEPTAAALAYGLRDGINNRKIMVYDFGGGTFDVSILKIKDGIFEVLATSGDTELGGDDFDTRIVEHLLARFQEAEGKNLSDIPQAMQRIREAAERCKIDLSTLETANVNLPYIFENKNLDIDITREQFNKMTEDLVKKTISIIEKTLQDARLSPSEIDEVIFVGGSTRIPAVVKAVEGFMGKKALQNINPDEVVAMGASVQAGILGNDYLKSPREEVDSGNLVLLDVTSLTLGFETVGDLMAPIIPKNTTIPTRNSKTFTTHYDNQRVVRGKILQGEERAASKNVTLGTLVLDNIPPSPKGIPRIEVTFDIDANGIINATAKDLGTGIMRSVTIERPQGLND; from the coding sequence ATTAATATCTCTTCACGACATTATAAAAATCTTGGGGGTGCGCCAACGGCAAATATCAGAGGAAAAGTACTGGGCATCGACCTGGGAACCACCAATTCTTGTATGGCGATAATTGAACTTGGTGAACCCAAGGTCATCACCAATTCCGAAGGGAAGAGGCTTACGCCTTCTGTTGTAGGTTTTTCAAAAAAGAACGAGTTACTTGTAGGGGACCTTGCCAAAAGGCAGATGGTATCCAATCCTGAGAATACCGTTCATTCTATCAAGAGGCATATGGGGAAACCCGATTACAGGGTGACACTGAACAATGAAAAATTCACTCCTCACGGAATTTCCGCAAAGATCCTTCAAAAATTAAAACATGATGCTGAGAAATACCTGGGGGACGCCGTTGAAAAAGCGGTAATAACTGTCCCCGCTTATTTTAACGATTCTCAACGCTTTGCAACAAAAAAGGCAGGCGAACTTGCAGGGCTCGAAGTGCTTAGAGTTATAAATGAACCTACTGCAGCTGCGCTCGCTTATGGTCTGAGGGACGGGATTAATAACCGGAAAATTATGGTTTATGACTTTGGGGGCGGGACTTTTGATGTCTCCATTCTTAAAATTAAAGACGGGATTTTTGAAGTCCTTGCCACAAGCGGGGATACAGAGCTCGGCGGCGACGATTTCGATACGCGGATTGTTGAACACTTACTTGCCAGGTTCCAGGAAGCCGAGGGGAAAAACCTCTCAGATATACCTCAGGCGATGCAGCGCATTAGAGAGGCTGCGGAACGCTGTAAGATCGACCTATCAACTCTCGAAACCGCAAATGTTAACCTGCCGTATATTTTCGAAAATAAAAACCTGGACATAGATATAACAAGAGAGCAGTTCAATAAAATGACTGAAGACCTTGTTAAGAAAACCATTTCAATTATAGAAAAAACCCTGCAGGATGCAAGGCTTTCACCCTCGGAAATTGATGAAGTTATTTTTGTTGGAGGGTCCACCAGGATACCTGCTGTGGTGAAAGCTGTGGAAGGGTTCATGGGAAAAAAGGCTCTTCAGAACATCAACCCTGATGAAGTGGTAGCAATGGGGGCTTCCGTCCAGGCTGGAATTCTTGGAAATGATTACCTCAAATCTCCAAGGGAAGAAGTTGATTCGGGCAACCTTGTGCTTCTTGATGTTACCTCTCTTACCCTCGGGTTTGAAACCGTGGGAGATCTGATGGCTCCGATAATTCCAAAGAATACGACAATTCCCACAAGAAATAGTAAAACCTTTACCACACATTATGATAACCAGAGGGTTGTCAGGGGTAAAATCCTTCAGGGAGAAGAAAGGGCTGCATCGAAAAACGTTACTTTAGGAACGCTTGTCCTCGATAATATCCCGCCTTCTCCAAAGGGAATTCCAAGGATAGAGGTTACTTTTGACATTGATGCTAACGGAATAATAAATGCTACAGCCAAAGATCTTGGGACGGGAATTATGAGGAGTGTCACTATAGAAAGGCCCCAGGGTCTCAATGACTGA
- the thsB gene encoding thermosome subunit beta, with product MAGQPIFILKEGSKRTRGRDAQSNNIMAAKAVAEAVRTTLGPKGMDKMLVDSMGDVVITNDGATILKEMDIEHPAAKMVVEVSKTQDDEVGDGTTSAAVVAGELLNKAEDLIEQEIHPTIIASGYRLAAEKAIEVLNSLAMSVDMGNRNLLLSIAETAMTGKGAESSKKLLAEIAVDAVTSVVDTNGKMSVDKENISVVKKVGGKTEDSELIPGMIIDKERVHTNMPEKVKDAKIALLNTAIELKDTEVDAEISITSPDQLQSFLDQEEQMLKKIVQKVINSGANVVFCQKGVEDLAQHYLAKAGIFAVRRVKKSDMEKLARATGGKLITNLDEIVPEDLGFAKLVEEKKVGGDSMTFVTGCDNPKAVTILLRGGTEHVVDSIDSALEDALRVVGVAIEDEKLVAGGGSPEVEVALRLQEYAATLEGREQLAVKAYSEALEVIPRTLAENAGLDPIDMLMELRSQHEKGMKTAGLNVYEGKVVDMWENFVVEPLRVKTQVINAATESAVMILRIDDIIASTRAAGPSPEEMGGMPGMGGMPGMGGMPPGMM from the coding sequence ATGGCAGGACAGCCAATATTCATTTTAAAAGAAGGAAGTAAGAGAACAAGAGGCAGGGATGCCCAGAGCAACAACATTATGGCTGCAAAAGCAGTAGCAGAAGCAGTCAGGACCACCCTTGGTCCCAAAGGTATGGACAAGATGCTTGTGGACTCGATGGGCGACGTGGTCATTACAAACGATGGAGCAACCATTCTCAAAGAGATGGACATCGAGCACCCTGCAGCAAAGATGGTGGTAGAAGTATCCAAGACCCAGGACGATGAAGTAGGAGACGGAACCACCAGTGCAGCTGTTGTCGCAGGTGAACTCTTAAACAAAGCCGAGGACCTGATCGAACAGGAAATTCACCCGACAATTATTGCATCCGGATACAGACTGGCAGCCGAGAAAGCTATTGAGGTTCTTAACTCCCTGGCAATGAGTGTAGACATGGGTAACAGGAACCTTCTGCTCAGCATTGCCGAAACTGCCATGACCGGAAAAGGTGCGGAGTCCTCCAAAAAGCTTCTTGCTGAAATTGCCGTGGATGCCGTTACAAGCGTTGTCGACACAAACGGTAAGATGTCAGTTGACAAGGAAAACATCAGCGTTGTCAAGAAAGTCGGCGGCAAAACCGAAGATTCCGAGCTCATCCCAGGCATGATCATTGACAAGGAAAGAGTCCACACAAATATGCCTGAGAAAGTAAAGGATGCAAAGATCGCCCTCCTGAACACCGCAATCGAACTTAAAGACACCGAAGTGGACGCAGAAATCTCAATCACCTCTCCTGACCAGCTTCAGTCCTTCCTTGACCAGGAAGAGCAGATGCTCAAGAAGATCGTCCAGAAAGTTATCAACAGCGGCGCAAATGTAGTATTCTGCCAGAAGGGTGTCGAAGACCTCGCCCAGCACTACCTTGCAAAAGCAGGTATCTTCGCAGTCCGCAGAGTCAAGAAGAGCGATATGGAAAAACTCGCAAGAGCAACTGGCGGCAAACTCATCACCAACCTTGACGAGATCGTCCCCGAAGACCTTGGCTTTGCCAAACTCGTTGAAGAGAAGAAGGTTGGCGGCGACAGCATGACCTTTGTCACAGGCTGCGACAACCCGAAGGCTGTTACCATTCTTCTGCGCGGTGGCACAGAACATGTGGTTGACAGCATCGACAGCGCTCTTGAAGACGCCCTCCGCGTAGTAGGAGTTGCAATCGAAGACGAAAAGCTCGTTGCAGGCGGCGGCTCACCTGAAGTTGAGGTTGCTCTCAGGCTACAGGAATACGCAGCAACCCTCGAAGGCAGGGAACAGCTTGCAGTAAAAGCTTACTCCGAAGCTCTTGAAGTTATCCCCAGGACTCTTGCAGAGAACGCAGGTCTCGACCCGATAGACATGCTCATGGAGCTCCGCTCCCAGCACGAGAAAGGCATGAAGACTGCAGGTCTCAACGTTTACGAAGGCAAGGTCGTTGACATGTGGGAGAACTTCGTAGTCGAACCCCTCAGAGTCAAGACCCAGGTAATCAATGCAGCCACAGAGTCTGCAGTCATGATCCTCAGGATCGACGACATCATTGCTTCTACCCGTGCAGCAGGCCCAAGCCCTGAAGAAATGGGTGGAATGCCAGGAATGGGTGGAATGCCGGGAATGGGCGGAATGCCACCAGGAATGATGTAA
- a CDS encoding ORC1-type DNA replication protein — protein sequence MTGNDILLWDETLFKDLSVLEPDYLPEYFPHRDSQLNALRFALKPALRGMRPLNCLLVGPPGTGKTSAIMKTFREVEAHAPNVVTVKVNCQIDSTRFAVMSRIYRQLFGISPPNSGIAFRKLFETVVNFLVSSEKVLIIALDDLNYLCCEGHANEVMYSLLRAHEQYPGAKIGVIGIVNDASDLYCLDSRVNSVFLPEEVSFPRYEEGEILDILKDRVRYGFYPKVISDEVLKLVVSYVEKTGDLRVGIDLLRRSGFNAERKGRRMILFEDVEKAYEASKLLHLCRGISLLSDPEKQLLELIAKKDEIKAGELYKSFHELTQLGYTRFYGMVNRLQTLNYVDADFTGKGKRGRTRIIKTKYEAEDILNCLKKA from the coding sequence TTGACAGGTAACGATATACTACTCTGGGACGAAACCCTATTTAAGGACCTTTCGGTACTTGAGCCGGATTATCTCCCGGAATACTTTCCCCACAGGGATTCGCAGTTAAACGCGCTCAGGTTTGCACTTAAACCGGCTCTGCGCGGTATGCGTCCTTTAAATTGTTTGCTGGTCGGGCCTCCAGGTACAGGAAAAACAAGTGCAATCATGAAAACATTCAGAGAAGTTGAAGCTCATGCTCCAAATGTTGTTACTGTAAAGGTCAACTGCCAGATTGATTCTACACGTTTTGCCGTGATGTCAAGGATTTACAGGCAACTTTTCGGGATCTCTCCACCTAATTCCGGGATTGCTTTTAGGAAGCTCTTTGAAACCGTTGTAAATTTCCTGGTTTCCTCGGAGAAAGTCCTGATTATAGCGCTGGACGACCTTAATTATCTCTGCTGCGAAGGCCATGCCAATGAAGTAATGTATTCTTTGCTAAGGGCTCATGAGCAGTATCCAGGGGCAAAGATCGGGGTTATAGGGATCGTAAATGACGCATCTGACCTTTACTGCCTGGATTCAAGAGTTAACTCTGTTTTTCTGCCTGAAGAAGTATCTTTCCCAAGATATGAGGAAGGAGAGATTCTGGATATCCTGAAGGACAGAGTCAGGTACGGTTTTTATCCGAAAGTAATTTCTGATGAAGTTCTGAAACTTGTTGTCTCTTATGTGGAAAAGACAGGAGACTTGAGGGTTGGAATTGACCTTCTCAGACGTTCGGGCTTTAATGCCGAACGCAAAGGAAGACGCATGATTTTATTTGAGGACGTTGAAAAAGCATATGAGGCATCCAAACTGCTCCACCTTTGCAGGGGAATAAGCCTCCTTTCGGATCCTGAAAAACAGCTGCTTGAACTGATAGCAAAGAAAGATGAAATTAAAGCTGGAGAGCTCTATAAATCCTTTCATGAGCTTACACAGTTAGGATACACCCGCTTTTACGGAATGGTCAACAGGCTTCAGACCCTTAACTATGTTGATGCCGATTTTACAGGCAAAGGCAAGAGAGGCAGGACACGGATAATAAAAACAAAATATGAAGCTGAAGACATCCTTAATTGCCTTAAAAAAGCCTGA